AGCACGACTGGGTTTTGATCATAATCTTCACCAATCACTGCGCTTGGATCAAATAAGCTTAACGCATCGCTCATTGCATCGATCGCCTTGTCACTTTTCAAGAAGTCGCTATCTTCGAGTTCCGACAGCTCTGCTAATAGCTTGCAATCCAAAAGGGTACTGTCCAACCAGTTCGTGGCTGCGGTATACCCGACACACCAGCGCAAGCGAGACTCTTCGATACAAACCTCCATGGTGGTGGAGTGCTCACCCACAAAACAACTGCCAATGAGCACACCGTCAATCTTATGCCGTCTGGATTGATTCGCTACGCTGCATAGCAGATTCAACATAGGGGCGCCTGCAATCTCCTTTCCCAAACCATGGGCAGCTATGTAAACAATACGGCTATCAAGCTCGCCTTTACATAGACACTCCAGGGCTTTGCGAAAGCTACCCTCATCGTAAAAATTGGCATGATGTACATCTGTGTCACCGGTTAGCTTTGCCACTCCCTGCACAAATGGAAGCACACTGCTTCGGTTTGCGTCTTTGTCATCTAACGCCCATGGAGACTCAAGCACCAGGATGGCGCGATTGGCATGACGGCTACTCATTTCTAGACCTCATATTTAACGAACGACAGTGGTTGTTGCTGACATTGTTATATCGGCAGCGTGCTTATGCGTGTTTATACCAACAGCTACCTTGACACATTTTTCTAACGCGATAATGCCACCGTGAGAACGTTTTGCTGGGCTATGCGACGCATAATGTCGCAACCACGTCATAGCCTCATTCTCTCTTATCAGGGACGGTGGACGCTACGATGACCATGACCGAATGTGTAACGACTCAAGACACTACCCAACAGGAAATAGCTAAGTGGTTGGCTGACCGTGAGCAGTGGAAACATGAAATGCCCGTCATGGGCTTTTTAAGCCAGTTTCTTACCCTTACCCCCGTCACTGACTCACGTTTTCATAGTGCCAGCACGGATGGCAAACAACTTTATATCTGCCCAGATTACAGTGCCACACTATCTGATACCTCCCGTCAGTTTTTACAAGCGCACCTCATTTGGCACTGTGTGGCAGGTCATCTGACCGCACCGCTGGTTGCCGACTATCGTCGTTGGCATCTCGCTTGTGACCATGAGGTGAATGCATTGCTCCTGGCGCTTGACGTTCCTTTCCCCGCTGATGCCTTGCTCTTTCCAGTCTGCGTGGGACGCAGCGCGATGAGTGTGTATCGCTGGTTAGAAGGTCACCCCAATATTGCGGTAGAGGCGTCTTTAGACATACACCCCGCCGCTTTATGGCATGAGTTGCCCAATACCCGTATAGACCACAGTACCGTTGCTATGTGGCGGCAGCGTGCACACCTTATAGCCAAAGAACCCGGCGCTTTACCAGCACGGGTCGCTAAGTTTTGTGAGGCACGCTAAACTCGTCGCTTTCATTAGCACAGCCCAGGTTGGCATTACTATGTCCGAATCCCGCGATACGCTTTTCCGTTATCTCACGATGCTGCAGCTAATCCCGCGTTATCCAGGGCGTATCGCGACGCCTGTGCTGAAAGAGAAGCTTGCTGAACGAGGGTTTAATATTGATACGCGTTCACTGCAACGGGATTTAAGCCAGAAGCTCTCTACACAGTTTCCGATTGGCTGTGACGATAGTCAAAAACCTTACCGTTGGTATTTTGATCGTGAATTCCAGTGCCAGCTACCCGCGCTGGATGTACCCAGTGCGCTAACGCTAGTATTAGCGGAAGAGTATTTGAAGGGGTTGCTGCCTCCAGTAGTGATCGGCCAGCTCTCGCCCCACTTTACTGACGCCCGGAAACTGCTGGACGACATGAGCGCTAATGGGCTTAGCCAGTGGGCACGTAAGGTACGCGCCATTCCTAACGGCAAAGCACTGATACCTGCTGAGATTAACGAGGCAACCTGGCAGACCATCTCGCAGGCGCTCCTTGAGCAGAAAGCCGTTGACGTTATTTATCTATCACGCACGAGTCACTCTGAAAAGACGTTTACCCTCCACCCTCAAGGCATTGTGAGCCGCCACAGTGCCACCTATTTGTTAGCTCATGTAGATGGGTTTAAGGATCTGCGCCAGTTCGCTCTTCACCGCGTGAAGCAGGCAACACTCAGTCAACAGCCCTGGCAAGAGCAGCACGACTTTGACATTGATGATTACATCAAAGGTGGAGCGTTTGGATATCGGCAAGGGCCTAGCGATGTAGTGTTGGAAGCCGAGATTGCTAAGCCGGTGGCGTGGCTACTACAGGAAACACCGCTATCTGACACACAATCGATAGAAGCGTTGCCGGATACTGACGGCTGGTATCGGCTGACCGCCCACGTACCGGATGATCAGCAGACGCTGTGGTGGTTGATGGGCATGGGACCCAATATCAAGGTCACCGTGCCTCACTCGTGGCGAGAGACGATCAAAACGAACGCAGAACAGATGCTGGCGCACTACGCCACTGAATCCCCTGTGACTTCATAAACACCCGCAAGCCTCATGGTTCGATATACACTTTTTCCGCATGCGGAAAAGCGCGACGACGTTATCATTGCTACACCAAGAAGGGTACCCATGCTCTATTTTGCCTACGGTTCCAATATGGCAACCCAGCGCTTAGCGGCTCGCGTTCCAGCACGCTTTGTGACCACGGCCCTTCTGCCCGCTTACCGCCTAGCGTTTCACCAGCGCGGCAGTGACGGCTCAGGCTCAGGCAAATGCGATATTGTGCCTGCCTTAGCGCAGTCCGCTGTCTATGGAGTCATTTGGGAAATGGCGTTTCATCACAAGCCGACGCTCGATCGCTATGAGAGACTGGGCGCGGCGTATAACGACACTTGGCTTACCGTCACGGATCTCGCCATTGACCGGCAGTTTGAGGTGCAGGCGTATATCGGCAACCTCACCGCACTCGGTCTGCGCACATATACATAGGATAAGCACCATGTGCTTGCCGGGGCAAGCGAGCATGGCCTGCCCGCCTATTACCTTCGTGCGCTGGAAGGCATTGAGGCGCATCAGGATGACAATGCCGAGCGCCATGCCCGAGAGATGGCGTTATATGCCCCGATGGAACCCCTGATGAGTGCTACTTAATGGATAATGATCAGCGCTTGATTGAGTTTTACTGCGGTGAAGGCCGCGATCATAAAGGCCGGTGCCTTGAAGATATTTGGGCGCTATCGCCTTTTTGGCTGGAGCACACCCACGACTATATTCAGTGGCTGTTCCCTATCCCTGAGGCGGGTCGTTTTAACGCCTTTGCTCCCTTGCTGACGCCCACGGTACAGGCTGCGTTTGAGAGAAGTGACGTTATGCGCCAGCATCAGCAGCGCTCACTTGAGGTGATGCTCGACTTTTTTGGCCTCGCTCGGGATGGGAGCGATATCGTCGCTCAACCAACGCTGGCAATACAAACCCATATTTGGCTAAAAGCGGGTGGCCATAACCATTTACGCATCACACGGATGATTCGGTCGTTAGCCTTGTGCCACCAGCCCGACCTAGCCCACACCTTTCAGCAAGCCGTCATCAAGATCGGCACCCAGCAGGGAGTAGTCTCTGAAACGTCGATTCGGTATTGGCGAGAGGCGATTTAAACCAGCTTAAACGGTTCAATATCACGAAAGATGCCGGTTTTGGTCATGTCACGGCGGAGTGTAAACGCCTCTACCGCCGCAACAGGATCGACCTGCGCCAGCTGATCAAAGTGGATTCGGTTCCACTGCGCTCGGGTGACCTTGATGCTGTAAAGGTAATGATCGCGGGTACCACCCGTGGCGGGATCGACCACCTGACGATATCCGGATACCCGCGCTTCTTGAACAGAGGGCAAACGCACAAACACGGCGCCAAGCACACGAAAGGCAATGCCGTGGACATGGTCACGGTACAGTTTCCGCTTTCGGGTGGCACTCAGGGATTTTGGGGTGAGCTTGAGCGCTTTAGCGGGCATCGTCCATTCTGTAAACATCCCGGTTTTAGTGGCATCGCTGATTAGAGTTTTCCGCCTGTTGATGTTTCGCCAGGTATTCCCATGGTGTCAGGTCTTCCAGTGAATCGTGGGGACGCTCATCGTTGTATTCCGTCATCCAGGATTCTGTCAGTTCTCGGACTTCGGTGAGGTTCCGGAAGACATACATATTCAGGATCTCATCCCGATAAGTCCGATTGAAGCGCTCAACATACGAGTTCTGAGTTGGTGTGCCCCGCTTGATAAACGCCAGCTCAATACTGCGTTGCTGAGCCCAATCTGCCAGGGCAAGCGAAATGAATTCCGGGCCATTATCCATGCGTCGTTTGGTCGGGTAGCCTCGCCAGGCGATAATGCGTTCCAGAACCCGTATGACCCCTGGTGCTGGTAGATTCAGGTCAATCTCGATAGCCAGCACCTCCCGGTTAAAGCCGTCCACCACATTAAACGTCCGGAACCGGCGACCACAGAACAGACTGTCGCTCATGCAATCCATCGACCAGCATCGATTAACGGTAGCTGGTACGCTCAATGGCGCCGGGGTTCGTGTCGGGAGCCGTTTCTTGCCCCGTCGTCGTTTATTCAGGTTGAGTGCACAATACAGCCGGTGGACCCGCTTGTGATTCCATCCATGCCCCAAGCGTCGCAGCGCCTTGAACAGTTTACTGAATCCGTAGGCGGGATAGCGGTGAGTGGCGCTTTGAAGCACTGTAATCACCGGTTCATCACGGAAAGTATTGGGCCGATACCGGTACACAGAGTCACTGATGCCAGCGATTCGACAGGCTCTGCGGATGCTGACACCATGCGCCTGCTTGAGGTAATCAACCCATTCTCGTCGAACGGCTGGCTTTACAGCTTTTTTCGATCACATCCTTCAGCAACTTGTGATCCAGACTCAGCTCGGCATACCTCTGCTTCAGCCGGCGGTTTTCTTCTTCAAGCTCCTTGAGACGCTTCACATCAGAGGCTTCCATGCCGCAGTATTTAGACTTCCAGTTGTAGTAGCTCGCCTCGGAAATGCCGTACTCACGGCAGACTTCCTTGACCAGTCGACCGCTCTCAACCTCCTTCAGAATTTTGACGATTTGTGACTCGCTGTACCGTGATTTCTTCATGTCGCTCTCCATTTGCCTCATTGTAGGCCGGAGAACTCTAATGACGCATGTACCGATTTTAGGGGATGGTTACAAGGCAAACCCGCTTTGCCATTTACTTAATGCTCCAATTTTGAACTATTTGACGTATCGTCTAGGGCTCATGCCCCACAGATAATTTAAATATAAATTCGGGTAAGATGGCTGCGAAAGTATAAATGCTTCAGCGAGAAGGCTGAAAGCCGCTACTCAGAATAGCGGCTTGACCTTGTTTGGACAGAGTTATTTCGTGGGCACGGTCTTGCCCGTAAGCCCCTCCGGCTGCATGGTCTCGCCGGGCTGAAAGTGGATCACCGAGCGGATCGACTTGCCTGCGTGCAGCAGATCGAAGGCGGTGTTGATCTGGTCGTGGGTCATGTTGTGGGTGATGTAGGGGTCGAAGTCGCCGCGCAGCCACTCGTCGACCATGCCGGGGAGCTGGCTGCGGCCCAGCACGCCGCCAAACGCAGAGCCGCGCCAGACGCGCCCGGTCACCAGCTGGAAAGGCCGTGTGGCGATCTCCTCGCCGGCGCCGGCCACGCCGATCACCGTGCACTCGCCCCAGCCCTTGTGGCAGCACTCGAGCGCGGCGCGCATGACGTTGCCGATGCACTCGAACGAGAAGTCGACGCCGCCGTTGGTCATTTCGACGAGCACCTCCTGGATCGGCTGGCTGAAGTCCTTCGGATTGACGCACTCGGTCACGCCCATGTCGCGGGCCAGGGCGAACTTGTTGGGGTTGGTATCGATACCGATGATACGCCCGGCGCCGACCATCTTCGCGCCCTGGATCACCGCCATGTCGACCGCGCCGAGGTCGAATACCGCCACGCTCGCCCCGGGCGTCACTTTCGCGGTGTTGCGCACCGCGCCCATGCCGGTCGGCACGGCGCAGCCCATGACGCTCGCCTTGGCCAGCGGCGCCTCCTTGGCGATTTTGGCAACCGCGATCTCCGGCAGCACCGTGTACTCGCTGAAGGTGCTGGTGCCCATGTAGTGGTGAATCATCTTGCCCTTGTAGGAGAAGCGCGAGGTGCCGTCGGGCATGCCCCCGCGCCCCTTGGCCTCGCGAATGGTCTGGCAGAGATTGGTCTTACCGGACTGAATGTAGGGGCAGTTGGGATCTTCCGGGGTGTAGAGCGGGATCACGTGATCGCCGGTCTTCACCGACACAACGCCGGGGCCTACCTCCTCGACCATGCCCACGCCTTCGTGGCCGAGCACGGCGGGAAAGAGCCCCTCCGGGTCGCGGCCAGAGAGCGTGAACATGTCGGTGTGGCAGAGGCTGGTGGTGACGATACGGACCAGCACCTCGCCCGCTTTCGGCCCCTCCAGGTCGATCTCTTCGATCTCCAGCGGGCGGTTGGGCTCCTAGGCAATGGCGGCGCGCGTTTTCATGATATCTCTCCTGCTCGATGCAAAATGATATGTTATAACATTTATATAATGCGCCATAGCCGGACGACCGGTCGAATCCGGACAGCGTACACCGCCATCGAGACGTGCAGAGCGCCAAACGAAAAACGCGGAAAAACCACCAGGAGGAGACGCCATGCAGCGCGGTGAAGCAAACAGCGCAGCAGCGACCAGCGACGCGCCGGACGAGCAGCACGTGCATCTGGTTATCTACCCCGGCTTCAAGCTGATGGAGGCGGCGGGGCCGCTTAGCGTGTTCAGCTACGCCAACCAGCGCCTCGCGGCGCACGGCGAGGCGTTTCGCTACCGGGTGTCGCTGGTGGCTCCGGTACCGGGGGCCGTCGTGTCGGATACCGGGGTCAGCCTGGACGCCGGCGGCCCGTTGCCGGATAACGCGCCACTCGAGACGGTGATGATCGCCGGGGCCGTGGAGATCGAGCAGGCGCTTGCGCGCGAAGCGGCGCTGGTGCAGTGGTGCCAGCGGCGCGGCCAGCACGCCCGGCGCTTTGCCGCGCTGTGCACGGGGTCGTTCTTTCTGGCCCAGGCGGGGCTGCTCGACGGGCGGCGCGCCGCAACCCACTGGCACTACGCGCCGCTTTTACAGCGGCGCTTCGCCGCGCTCGAGGTGGATGCGGATGCGATCTTCGTGCAGGACGGCCACTTCTGGAGCTGCGCCGGCGTCACCGCAGCGATCGACCTGGCGCTGGCCTTCGTCGAACAGGACGCCGGGCGCGACCTGGCACTGGACGTGGCGCGGGACCTGGTGGTGTATCTCAAGCGCCCGGGCGGGCAGTCGCAGTTCAGCACCGCGCTGACCAGCCAGATGAGCGGATCCCCCGGCATGCGCGAACTCAAGCGCTGGATCGCCGAGCGCCTCGACACCCCGCTGACGCTTGCGGACATGGCCTCGAAAGCCGGCATGAGCCCGCGCCACTTGAGCCGCACCTTCGTGGCCGAGTTCAACATGACGCCCTTGAACCGGCTGGAAGAGGCGCGCTGCGAGCGCGCCAAAACGCTGCTGCTGGATACCGACCTGCCCATGAAGAGCATCGCCTGGCGCACCGGGTTCAGCTCGGACGAGCGGATGCGCAAGGTGTTCGCCAGGCGCTACGCGCTCACGCCCACCGCCTACCGGGCGCGATTCAAGACCACCCGCGCCGAGGTCATGCACTGAGCGCGGCGCTCTAGGCGCTCTCTTTCGATGCGCTAAAGAAGTGATACATCTCGGCCACCGTCTCCGGCGCGATGTGCTGGGTGATGAACACGAACCGCGAGACGCGATCCGAAACGCACTCGAGAGGAAGCTCCGCAGGCGGGTGGAAGATCTGCTGTACGCCGTGAATCGCCAGCGGCGCGTCGCGGTCACTCAGGTGCACCACCGCCTTGATGCGCAGCATCTTGTCGCCCATCAGCGACATCAGCATGTC
The window above is part of the Halomonas sp. GD1P12 genome. Proteins encoded here:
- a CDS encoding DUF2201 family putative metallopeptidase, whose amino-acid sequence is MTMTECVTTQDTTQQEIAKWLADREQWKHEMPVMGFLSQFLTLTPVTDSRFHSASTDGKQLYICPDYSATLSDTSRQFLQAHLIWHCVAGHLTAPLVADYRRWHLACDHEVNALLLALDVPFPADALLFPVCVGRSAMSVYRWLEGHPNIAVEASLDIHPAALWHELPNTRIDHSTVAMWRQRAHLIAKEPGALPARVAKFCEAR
- a CDS encoding helix-turn-helix transcriptional regulator, with the translated sequence MSESRDTLFRYLTMLQLIPRYPGRIATPVLKEKLAERGFNIDTRSLQRDLSQKLSTQFPIGCDDSQKPYRWYFDREFQCQLPALDVPSALTLVLAEEYLKGLLPPVVIGQLSPHFTDARKLLDDMSANGLSQWARKVRAIPNGKALIPAEINEATWQTISQALLEQKAVDVIYLSRTSHSEKTFTLHPQGIVSRHSATYLLAHVDGFKDLRQFALHRVKQATLSQQPWQEQHDFDIDDYIKGGAFGYRQGPSDVVLEAEIAKPVAWLLQETPLSDTQSIEALPDTDGWYRLTAHVPDDQQTLWWLMGMGPNIKVTVPHSWRETIKTNAEQMLAHYATESPVTS
- a CDS encoding gamma-glutamylcyclotransferase family protein; the protein is MLYFAYGSNMATQRLAARVPARFVTTALLPAYRLAFHQRGSDGSGSGKCDIVPALAQSAVYGVIWEMAFHHKPTLDRYERLGAAYNDTWLTVTDLAIDRQFEVQAYIGNLTALGLRTYT
- a CDS encoding opioid growth factor receptor-related protein — translated: MDNDQRLIEFYCGEGRDHKGRCLEDIWALSPFWLEHTHDYIQWLFPIPEAGRFNAFAPLLTPTVQAAFERSDVMRQHQQRSLEVMLDFFGLARDGSDIVAQPTLAIQTHIWLKAGGHNHLRITRMIRSLALCHQPDLAHTFQQAVIKIGTQQGVVSETSIRYWREAI
- a CDS encoding IS3 family transposase (programmed frameshift); the encoded protein is MKKSRYSESQIVKILKEVESGRLVKEVCREYGISEASYYNWKSKYCGMEASDVKRLKELEEENRRLKQRYAELSLDHKLLKDVIEKKAVKPAVRREWVDYLKQAHGVSIRRACRIAGISDSVYRYRPNTFRDEPVITVLQSATHRYPAYGFSKLFKALRRLGHGWNHKRVHRLYCALNLNKRRRGKKRLPTRTPAPLSVPATVNRCWSMDCMSDSLFCGRRFRTFNVVDGFNREVLAIEIDLNLPAPGVIRVLERIIAWRGYPTKRRMDNGPEFISLALADWAQQRSIELAFIKRGTPTQNSYVERFNRTYRDEILNMYVFRNLTEVRELTESWMTEYNDERPHDSLEDLTPWEYLAKHQQAENSNQRCH
- a CDS encoding S-(hydroxymethyl)glutathione dehydrogenase/class III alcohol dehydrogenase; this encodes MEIEEIDLEGPKAGEVLVRIVTTSLCHTDMFTLSGRDPEGLFPAVLGHEGVGMVEEVGPGVVSVKTGDHVIPLYTPEDPNCPYIQSGKTNLCQTIREAKGRGGMPDGTSRFSYKGKMIHHYMGTSTFSEYTVLPEIAVAKIAKEAPLAKASVMGCAVPTGMGAVRNTAKVTPGASVAVFDLGAVDMAVIQGAKMVGAGRIIGIDTNPNKFALARDMGVTECVNPKDFSQPIQEVLVEMTNGGVDFSFECIGNVMRAALECCHKGWGECTVIGVAGAGEEIATRPFQLVTGRVWRGSAFGGVLGRSQLPGMVDEWLRGDFDPYITHNMTHDQINTAFDLLHAGKSIRSVIHFQPGETMQPEGLTGKTVPTK
- a CDS encoding GlxA family transcriptional regulator, whose product is MQRGEANSAAATSDAPDEQHVHLVIYPGFKLMEAAGPLSVFSYANQRLAAHGEAFRYRVSLVAPVPGAVVSDTGVSLDAGGPLPDNAPLETVMIAGAVEIEQALAREAALVQWCQRRGQHARRFAALCTGSFFLAQAGLLDGRRAATHWHYAPLLQRRFAALEVDADAIFVQDGHFWSCAGVTAAIDLALAFVEQDAGRDLALDVARDLVVYLKRPGGQSQFSTALTSQMSGSPGMRELKRWIAERLDTPLTLADMASKAGMSPRHLSRTFVAEFNMTPLNRLEEARCERAKTLLLDTDLPMKSIAWRTGFSSDERMRKVFARRYALTPTAYRARFKTTRAEVMH